The sequence gtttctaaagatttaatttaatggaaaaattatGATGTCTCAATTGGTGGTCAGTTatgcattttatcattttttttttcactttataacCAAAGGCTATTTATCATACATAGTCtgggaaattatattttgatgaaaatttgttaaaaactggaaaaagcaGCATTGTTCAGCCATCTTTCTGAATTCCCATATGGGATTACAGAAGGAtaatattctttgttattttcattttagatcaCCACCCAAGGATATGgatatagaagagaaagaaattgtcGTTTGGGTTTGCCAAGAAGAAAAGATTGTCTGTGGACTGACCAAACGTACCACAGCAGCTGATGTAATCCAGGCTTTGCTTGAAGAACACGAAGCTACCTTGGGAGAGAAACGATTTCTTTTTGGACAACCCAGTGATTACTGTATTATTGAAAAATGGAGAGGTTCAGAGAGGGTTCTTCCTCCACTCACAAAAATCCTGAGACTTTGGAAGGCCTGGGGAGAAGAACAGCCAAACATGCACTTTGTCCTGGTTAAAACAGATGCCTTGGTTCCAGTTCCATTATGGAGGACAGCAGAAGCAAAACTAGttcaaaatacagaaaaacaatGGGACCTCAGTCCAGCCAACTATATGAAAATGTTGCCACTAGATAAGCAGAAAAGGATAGTTAGGAAAACATTCAGGAAATTAGCAAAACTTAAACAGGACTCTGTTATACAAGACCGAGACAGCATGGAGACCTTAGTACATTTGATCATTTCTCAGGACCATACAATTCATCAGCaggtcaaaagaatgaaagaactaGATCTGGAAATTGAGAAATGTGAAGCAAAATTTCATCTGGATCGGATAGAATATGAGGGAGAAAATTATGTTCAGGATGCTTATCTAATGCCCAGTCCTAGTGAGGTCAAACAACATAAAgatatgaaggaagaagaaaatcagatAACTGACTATCTGAGTGAGAGTGAAGGAATTTTACAGCTGGAAGAACGATTGAAATATTATAGACTACTTATTGACAAGCTATCTGCTGAAATAGAGCGAGAAGTCGAAAGTATTTACATAGATgtgaatgaagaaacagaagggGCAGCTacagaagaattagaaaagaaaaacttggaaagtatTAAGTATGATTTGGAGAAAAGTATGAAAGCTGGCTTAAAAATCCATTCTCACTTAAGTGGCatccagaaagagattaaatacaATGACTCTTTGCTTCAGAGAAAAACAATAGAATATGATCTCCTgtcagaagaactgaattcactTCATTTCAGCAACAAGGATGGGTGCCAATCTAATGAAGATAGGGAGAAAGGACTGGAGGGGACCAGTAGTTGTGTGGCTGGCTCTCATTTtactcaaaaattatttcattcttatacCAATGACACAGATTCAGATACTGGAATAAGCTCTACTCATAGTCAGGACTCAGAAACTACTTTAGGGGATCTGATGCTATTGTCAACATAAATAGAATGATTATTTCATGAACTATTATCATGTTCTAAAAGATTGTTAAAAGAACGTTTGATGGTGAAAGTAAGATCACCCAGGATGTCTTGGTTTCAATGACTGTCCCAGAGGCATCTCATCCCAGAGGTATCAAATCACATGGATACTTGATTTAAGTACTTATGTAGTAGGATGACAAATGagctgacttaaaaaaaaaaaaaaaaaaagccaacttaAATTCTATCAAAAATACTGTTTATTAggaatgttaaaataaaagaaacttcaAGTATgaagatacatacaaaataataacaattgtaGCTTGAGcttatagagattttttttttttagtttgttgttCATATGTCTTGCAAAAACTTAAAACTGATCATTATTTTGAGAGGGTCAAAAGAATTGAAACTgcataataagaataataaatgccatctgtaaaagctttttttagtGCTAAGTGGTTggaattttatatctcaaaaGGTGATAGAGGTTAGCTTCCTTTTACCCAActtcttaatctttcttttattaatttctatttaggATGTTTAGCACATTCAGTTATACTCTTCCTGACCTGTGGAGAAAGGCCTATGTAGGAAAATGTTGAGAAAGGCTGCTGAGAGAACTTGGGGCTACAGTGATGGAAGCCAAACCATGGGGTAATTTGAGAGCACAGGACTGGAATAGTCAGCTACACAAAAGCAATCATTGTGAGCAATTCAGAACCACAGAGAGAAGAATCATTTGGCTCTCTTTTGTTGCCTTGGGCAGCACCTAGGACAAAATCAATGGGACATAGAAATTCTTTATTTCACTGAAACAcagaatagaatttcagaaagaaTCACCAAACAGAAAGCTTGATATTGGATTATTGctctagaattggaagggaccttgaggGTGATTTGGTCTAATGCTCTCATTTTAAGGTAGAAGAAATGGAgaccagagaggaaaaaaaaaaaaaaagacaaccatgAGAGTTGACTACAGAACTATGTTTTTGCCTAGGTCCTCTTAACTCCAGAGTCCATTTTCCATTATACTCTCTCATCTCCACATCCACTACATGTCTACAAATGGTGAGAGTTGCATATTTTAAACCTTCTGGGGtaccaaaaacaaagaaaaaactaaaaatagatttctagactcattttccttacctatgaggaaaagagaataagaagatTGGACCAGATAAGCCGTAAGGCTCCAattcccagctctaaatcaatgattccatttcattaattagATTCATATATGTATGAGTCAGATAAAATCAAAGCTTTAAGGGTGACTTGAACTTATTAAATCAAATCATCAATTTCCTATTAACTAATGATCTggatattttgtaaatgagaactGAAAAGTACTGCCCCAAGAACTATATGCTCTTGAAAATAGTCCCCAAAGAACTGATTTAACCAACTCTTTTCAGCTCAGGGTTTTTTGGCTACAGCCTTTATTAGACCAGATAATGTGTCTAAATTTTCACTAGCATAGTTTTGTCTTTACAGTGGTATAAGAGagtgcatcattttttttttcatattgaaaaCAGTAAATTTCACCATCATgtattttaagtgttttattttttattttatattattttaagtgttaaattccttttctatatgtcaatgcatatataaatacagatgtgctgattttaaattattttaataccaTGTTATTAGATGATCCCCAGTGTTATCTGACTCTCTCAACTCATTttaaggtaattttttaaaagagaaattcttgaatccaacatttttttttcttttttcttctttgaagccATCTCTTTACTCtctaaaatatgtgtgtgtgcatgtgtgtgtgtgtgtgtgtgtgtgtgtgtgtgtgtgtctgtattatatatatgaaagaagaaagaaaaaagaaaggaagaaggaaggagggaaagaaagaaaagtacttggacaaaaataaattgagatgGCTCAGTATAttcaaaagctattattataaggCAAATGTTATGAAtgataaaacaaagaaagggaaaatcagCTACCTATTTGAGCTAAAACATCACTTATTTTATAGCTGGAAAGGAAGTATGGTTGATGAGGATTTGCTATGTGATTATATATTGTTGTGTAATGTGGAAGCTTCTGTTTGTTAATTATGATAATTAGAAACTGTTGTGACAATAAGAATACAATCCATTAGTAGTTTTTTGtttcttaaggaagaaaagatatatcTCTGGAATATTGCTTTTTAGAGAAGAGGATAAGATGATGATTCTCTGTCTGTTTAACTATTACTTGGAGTAAAGAAAGCCTCAAAGGGGAAATTCTTTACTTATGAAaaataaccccccaaaaaaagatttggtgttttgattttgaaGGAAGGCAACACTTTTTTTGTAGCCCAACACAGTTGCATGCACTTCacaaaatcatttcatttatgactttaaagataataatgatgatgatcacGTATATGTCTGTAGAAcactgaatctggaatcagaaagtttAAGTATTAGCTCTACTATGTAGttgttgtatgaccctggataagtagCCTAATTTTTCTGAACCTGAGctttctcagttataaaatgaaaggattagaaaggagccttttcagctctagatctagcaattaaatatgatattttgaatCTCATGAGGTAGATAACAAATTTCATTAAATCTACTTTATGAACTTAGATGACAtaacaaatttaataaagaaaggaaatgtctGATCTGGGATTAGATGTCAAGCCCTCCTGAATCCAAAACTAATACTTATAACCCTATACCATactaaatacttaatatataataatgtctGATAACATACATTACTGATATATAGAGCTAAAGTTCCATATATTTTTTCTACATGGTAAATTAAATATTAGTTCATGTATTAGATATTATGACATACATGCAAAAGATTCATGCATTTGTATTTTTTGAACAAAATAGAAGATGATAACTTCACACCAGTATACATTCTATATGTTGAATGAAAATTTGGTCTAAAAACATGTTAATGATACATTTTATAGGTTCCTTAGTTAATGCAGATAAGTTAACTGTGGGGTTTTAAAATGCCTCAACATTTAAGAAGAAAGACTTACAATTgtctaatttattatattaatattttagggGACTATCTTGTGCTCCATACCTCTGAttcaagatatatgtatgtatcttataaatttataaaggaaCATTCCTTCtacttatatataaaatctgaaagCCTACTAGACTTCATAATATTTCatcaaatttcaatttcaattttcattGATGAAAAAGACAATCACCAACAAGGTTACATTAGGATGTAATCTATTGCACACTAGGGATGAATGTGTCTTTTCATTATAGATTGCTCAGAGTCaggaaagacatttttttttaataattataattttttattgacagaatccatgcctgggtaattttttacaacattatcccttgcactcacttctgttccgacatttcccctccctccctcccccagatggcaagcagtcctatacatgttaaatatgtctcagtatatcctagatacaatatatgtgtgcagaaccgaacagttctctttttgcacaggaagaattggattcagaaggtaaaaaataacctgggaagaaaaacaaaaatgcaaacagtttacatttatttcccagtgttccttctctgggtgtagctgcttctgtctatcactgatcaattgaaactgagttagatcttctctttgtcaaagaaatccacttccatcaaatacatcctcatacagtatcattgttgaagtatataatgatctcctggttctgctcatttgacttagcatcagttcatgtaagtctctccaagcctctcggtattcatcctgctggtcatttcttacagaacaataatattccataacattcatataccacaatttacccaaccattctccaattgatgggcatccattcattttccagtttctagccactacaaacagggccgccataaacattttggcacatacaggtcccttccccttctttagtatctctttggggtataagcccagtagtagcactgctggatcaaagggtatgcacagtttgataacttttggggcataattccagattgccaggaaagaattttaaaaattaattgaacatTTCTTTAAAGAAGAGTATTCCAATAttgctgtacttttttttttttttttaaagcacagggCAATGCCTTAATTATAAATTCTTCAATTCCAAAGCAAGGATACAATCAAAGAAATTTAATCCTGCCCTTCccaaacaaaacaatacatatatttataattatataaataatatctctgctatttaaatgaaaaaattattttcagtggtTATTAGAGTTGGAAAACATTCTACACAGAATAAACactttcttttctataatttacagatctcatttttatttttacattatatgtatgtgtgtatgtgtatttcagacaaagggaatatatttcttttttcttcttccagttaATTAACCCAATGGGACAAATTTAAACCATATATGAGTTCCTCAAATTATAATTGATATGTGATATTACAGaactaattctattttctttgacTGCGGTTTTTGGGTATCACATGTAACTACATTTGGACTAGTTTATTTTAATTGACATATAATTTCTGTGCTgtcaaacaaattattttaatattcattaactTTTTGAATATTCTTCCTGctgatataaataatatatattatattatatgcatTACATGcctttataaaaatatatcaagcaaatataagtagaaataatttttcattattagaatTTAGAAGATTTTCCTTTAAAGTATCACCAAGAAAAAGctatcatttaataaatacttgttaaaagaaggaatgaatgaataaagaattcTAATAAGGTCAAAACTCCTTTACCATGATCTACCATATTTCCTTCACATTCTGGAATgaatttatttgtcattttaagctacaggattttttttattctttcaaggaCAATCATTCAAATTGTGCTCTGTAAAAGATGGTACAAAGaagtacaaatatgaaaaataaataagccttgtcctcaagaagcttatattctatcaggaaGGATAAGTACACATATTTTAAATAAGTGcaagtttgttttggtttttgttaataGCAGcctgggggatcaggaaaggtttcatgtagatgGTGATGTACTTAGTTTGGGCttttggggaggagaaggaagatggagggaggaaaatggagggagaaaaggaggaggagagtaTCCTGAGAAGTCTAAATTCTTGCTAAACACCTGCTGAAAGTATTAATTGTTCTTAGCTTGTGAATCTAGtaagggaaaaaacaaaggaaatactTTCCAGTATCTCAAAATCTTCCCATTTCCCCCTATAATTCTAAGTTGGAATTACAGagatttagtaaatattttcctaaattatGGAGTAGGTTCATATTTAGAagttttaaaattgaagaaattttctgatttattcaagtgaagggaaaggaaaattgaTGTCTATTTATCTCAGGTTagacataaatatttaattaatgtaAAAGAATCCTAGTGTAGAATTCCCTTTCATCAAATCagatcaataataataatcacaatagctatcatttatatagcacttactacttgaaaggcactgtgttaaatgttttacaGTTATTCTCATTTAATGctcccaacaaccctgagaggcaggttattattatatcattatccctatagtcagacatcaaagatgacAAGATCATCCACTGAATCCCAGACCATCTCTaaccattttgacttttgtctgcTGTTGAATTTCAATAATttgggaagagagaatgaagctaATGGTTTtatacaactctgcctcatttaaatccaattttattcaattcaagaCATCATCAATAATCCACTATTTTATACAAACATCATGATGTCTTTGGTCCTCTtcgaaaataaaaaaatcaacaaataaataaatagtatgaatatagatatattttatatctataaatatctatGTGTGTGAATCTATACCTAATTATCTATAAAGATCAATCTTTCTATATTTACAGATTTCCTTATCTCTAGGTATGGAaatttatagatattatatataaatagatagagaaCTAGATATAAAGATAGATGGTAGACACAGAGGcacacaaatatattatatataatgtgtgtgtgtgtgcacataaaACATGAGATTTCTTCTTCTGATACTTATAGCCTGACAAAGTTGTCTAGACCACTcaaaggttaagagacttgtttGGGGTAATAGTGCTAATAAATTTCAGACTACATCCCAGTTTTTCCTAATTCAGAGACTACTTCTATTTAACACATCAAGCTATCTCTCAAAATGTCTTGAATAGGACTATTGATAAAACCTCAAGACTACAGAATAAGTACCCATGCagtgataatattaatttgtcCCTGAGATGCATACCATGAATCTACAGAAAATGAGCTTATATctcaattaccaaaaaaaagtcacattatCCACCAAGGCAGAAGtctgtaaaaaatgaaagaagaattctGTTGAACAAATAATAGGAATGAGTTGATGATGACAGTGATGGTCATAACTGTAATTGATCTAACCATTTcatatttacaaagcaccttgAAGACATCTCATTAAATCCCCAAACACAATGAAGTACATACTAGGATATCTTAAAAGCTTTAATGGATGAAAGCTGCTCTGAAACTCTTGGGATACACTATATGAATATTGTCCTTCCTATCATAAAGAAGAAACAGGCTCAAAAAGATGGAGCTCCTTGAAGGAAGCTCTGGAAGCCCTCCCCAAATCAGGGAAGAGTGATTGTATCCCCAATACAAAACACATTGGCTGGCAAatggtgggtgcttaataaatgcttattggtttgaTGTAGTGATTTGTACAATGTCACATATCCAGTAAATGTCAGAATTAGAATTGGAATTTAGTCAAAAGATTATTTCTCACATTGTACAGATCTAAAATTGAAAAGTATGATGGAGGTGAGATATAACTCAACTCACCAATTTTAcaaaaaactaaggcagacaattATTAAGGGACTTATCAAAGATTACATTGGTAGCCTTCAAAGGCAGGAGTTGAAATTAGATCCTCTAACTTGTCTGGTTGCAGAATTTGAAggctttccactataccacacttcCTTCTTTACTCAATAAGTGCTAAAGAGTAAAGTTTAAAAATGCTACCCTGACGCATTAAAACCTGCCACTTCATTCTATTTTGAATATATGGCAACTCCCCTAACCAGGGAATAGGAATAAAGCCAATTGGCATATCAGAGAAATAaacaagaggagaaaaggaagggccGTTAGTGCTTTAATTTTGGTCAACACCCATCCCATTCCCATATGTAAGGAACTCAGCCAGCTTTACCTCATTTCCAGGATATTACTGCCCTGCTATCATGCTTCCACAGGTGTTGTGGCTTCTCAGAGTTTAAACCAAATTGGCAACTGTTGAAACAGCTGACTCAATCCAGGTAATATGTAATTATGATTAGGGTAAAAATACAGGGTACACAGGTTCCCTTTGAGCCTGTTCAATTTGTATTGGTGAGGAATAATTAATACTACACAGGACATTAATTACTATTCTGAAACTGGTGAGTGGGGCATAAAGGACTGAATAGCCGTAATCTTAGTCAGTCATTGGCCCTCAATAAAATTTGTTGGAGATAGAGATCAAAGAGCCATTTACATATTGCCCATCAGGAAGAGACAGAAAttgctgaaatggaaaaagtGTTAGGATTAAAGGTAGAGATTCTTAATCTTGGTTtggacacttactacctatgtaatcATGGTTGTATCCTTTAGGCCTTTGGCTtcagttttctataaaataagagttaAAGGCTAGATGATCAGAGTCTGGGTTAGTAAAATCAATCAGTTAACTTGGACTTAGGAAGCCCTAAATTctaatcctgtctcagatattgtgtgatactgggcaaatcattttatctctttgtgtATGAAGATTAACTCTATGGGCAttaaggtttctttcagctctaaaactatgattctaAGATCTCTAAGTATCcattaaaaactatttataatcCTTTGACCAATTCCTTCTAAATGAATTTATAGAGCAAGAATGAACCTGGAATAGTTTTCAGGTAGACTTTAAGTGACTGatgaaaaataaggattttttttaaaatgttaactaaATTGAAAAGCATATTAGAAATCAGTATATCCCACTCCATTTGATGAaacaattctattaaaaatgatcacTGTGTAGTCCTAAATTGTAAATAATAGGGGACTGTAAATTCAgtatttttgcatgtatatatgaTGGAATAAATCTAATATCCAAAGATATCCTTAAATAAACCTCATGCTgactttgtaaaaaaaatcaaagcatagcattaaataaaaagaagcttCTTAAATAAACATGACATAGGATGAGTACTTACTTCATTAATACACACTGTATATAGGAGAGAGTATCAACAAGATCACAGATCAATTTAAATGCTAAATTACAAGAATATAAAAGCCTCTTAAAAAATCAGAGCAAGAAGGAATGTAGTTTTCATAGACAAGCTGCTCTCAATCATTTATGcccttaaatttattttgcttcctctcctttctgcctgctgtttttgcatttttgtgaTTTCTGATATCTCTCTAGTTGGATGGGCATGGATGAAAAATGATAGGACCTCAATATCAGCTTCATTAGGCAGTTTATAAATtttagtttcaaagaaaaaaggatcaTGGAACTAGAAGAAACTATAGAGATCATCCTGttcaacttttttcattttatgtattatgAAACTAAGTCTCAGAGAACTTTATCAATGGATATCCCAGTGGTGGGCAACAGGCTAGAATTTGATGAGAGAGCCTCTGAAATCCAggttccatgatttttttttttctactgagcTAAAAGGTTAACTCAATTTTATAAAATTGCTTTGAGGGATTGCCTCTCAGCAAAGACACCTATGTGGTATCTAAAATAATTAGATAGAACTTGTTAATATGAATGATAAATTGGCTCTGCAGTCATTTCCTTAAAGAAAATTCTAGAAGGTGTCTGAGGATTTTGTGTCCGTATTTGAAACAGTAAGatgggggcagctaaatggcttaGTGGATAATGTACTAAGTCTGGAATcgggaagatctaagttcaaatcccatttcagataCCTTTCTAGCATATAAGCAATTCACTTTAACCTTGGTTTGCCTTGGTTtccacaactataaaatggagataataaatcaTCTACTTCCCAGGCTTGTTTTGAAGATTTATAATCAATAATGAGATAATCCTTATAAAactcttagcacagttcctgatacatagtaaacattaaataaatgttagttattgttatcCTCAGAAATAATAAATCATGTGCCCAAGTAATTCCCTTGgtatgttttatttaaaagtcattttgcATTAGACTTAGATACTATATATGCAGCCTATGCacattccttctccagatcattttctcAGAAAGCTCAGCTATTGTTGTTATGGTTGATGGTGGTGATCCATATCTGTGCTTTAGTCAAAATAAGGAGCTCACATTACAGAAACTTATGGAAAGAAGGAGGCACATTAGGGAAGCCTAAGGGATAAACATACAATGAATTTGGGATGGTTGTAAAAAGAAATGCCTGTGAACAAGCTCCaagatatagtggatagagggctgttCTTGGGGAGAGAATAAACATTCATTGCTTAAAGGATATATAACTctaatgtaaatatgtaaatgagagagggagaaagagagacagacagaagacagatgagaaagagagagacacagagagaaagagacagaaacaaagagagaaaggggagatagacacacagatagacaaacacaaacacagaggaagaaataacatTCTTTCCACTGGACCATGATGCCTCCCCAAGTTGGATCTTCATCTCATTGTCCCAGCTTGTTTTAGAAACTCTTCCACCTGATACAGGAACTCAGTGTACTCTCAAAACCTCTTGCCTCTCCATTTCTTTGATGTTATATTCAGGTCTAGCATTTCTTGCCCAGAAGAAACTTCAGTCCACTCCTGCCAGTATTATggtaaaattttctcctttattaaagtcctttaaaagtatgcttgaaatatttttaagcatATCACTTTGATCCAGGAAGTTTTGTGAATGTTGCAGTGAATAGTCACCCAGAATGTCTTGTACTTGACATGGAACTAATTATTCATTAACTTAGCTAGATATCTGTCTATCCATTCACATATCTagctatttatccatttatttatatatttgtttttattcattcattcatttcctatttattcattcattcatttacttctGCAGTTGGAATGATTATACCTTAATTCAAATCTACTTTTCTGTTAACAGCTACATAAGCTCAcataaatcatttcacttttctgagtTGTAATCTAAACTGTTTGAAAGTTGTCtattacaaattattttgcttttaagaatGCAATATTGACACATAAGTATCCAAGAAATTGTAGGACAGAAGATACACTTTCATGAACA comes from Sarcophilus harrisii chromosome 5, mSarHar1.11, whole genome shotgun sequence and encodes:
- the RASSF9 gene encoding ras association domain-containing protein 9 — its product is MAPFGRNLLKTRHKNRSPPKDMDIEEKEIVVWVCQEEKIVCGLTKRTTAADVIQALLEEHEATLGEKRFLFGQPSDYCIIEKWRGSERVLPPLTKILRLWKAWGEEQPNMHFVLVKTDALVPVPLWRTAEAKLVQNTEKQWDLSPANYMKMLPLDKQKRIVRKTFRKLAKLKQDSVIQDRDSMETLVHLIISQDHTIHQQVKRMKELDLEIEKCEAKFHLDRIEYEGENYVQDAYLMPSPSEVKQHKDMKEEENQITDYLSESEGILQLEERLKYYRLLIDKLSAEIEREVESIYIDVNEETEGAATEELEKKNLESIKYDLEKSMKAGLKIHSHLSGIQKEIKYNDSLLQRKTIEYDLLSEELNSLHFSNKDGCQSNEDREKGLEGTSSCVAGSHFTQKLFHSYTNDTDSDTGISSTHSQDSETTLGDLMLLST